A section of the Saccopteryx leptura isolate mSacLep1 chromosome 6, mSacLep1_pri_phased_curated, whole genome shotgun sequence genome encodes:
- the RNASE1 gene encoding ribonuclease pancreatic, translating to MAQEKSLILFPLLVLVLLVLGWVQPSLGKESRTKKFQRQHMDPGGNASGNSIYCNQMMRRRKMTEGRCKPVNTFVHEPLVDVQAICLQGNITCKNGQPNCHKSNSSMNITDCRLTNGSKYPNCQYKTSSKERQIIVACEGNPYVPVHFDGSVEVSNETRATSEKRSPT from the coding sequence ATGGCTCAGGAGAAGTCCCTCATCCTGTTCCCACTGCTAGTCCTGGTGCTGTTGGTGCTGGGGTGGGTCCAGCCTTCCCTGGGTAAGGAATCACGGACCAAGAAGTTCCAGCGGCAGCACATGGACCCAGGTGGAAACGCCAGCGGCAACTCCATCTACTGCAACCAAATGATGAGGCGCCGGAAAATGACAGAGGGAAGGTGCAAGCCAGTGAACACCTTTGTGCATGAGCCTCTGGTAGATGTCCAGGCCATCTGTCTCCAGGGAAACATCACCTGCAAGAATGGGCAGCCCAACTGCCACAAAAGCAACTCGAGCATGAATATCACGGACTGTCGCCTGACGAATGGTTCCAAGTACCCCAATTGTCAATACAAGACCAGCTCGAAAGAGAGGCAGATCATTGTGGCCTGTGAGGGAAACCCGTATGTGCCGGTCCACTTCGATGGTTCCGTAGAAGTCTCCAATGAGACTAGAGCCACTAGTGAGAAGAGAAGTCCCACCTGA